A single region of the Massilia sp. erpn genome encodes:
- a CDS encoding cytochrome c oxidase subunit II, whose translation MALALALVLIVVAALVFHYVSPWWLTPIASNWQAMDDALMLTLVFTGVAFVVIHLFVAYAVVRFRHREGQRASAEHGNKKLEWWLIGGTTLGIIALLAPGLSVYAKLIDPPKDALIFEVMGQQWNWHYRLPGKDGKLGRTEVRFMTAANPFGINPEDPNGQDDLLVDGQEIHLPLNKPVKALLRAQDVLHDFYVPQFRTRMNMVPGIVTTFWFTPTQAGKFEVLCAQLCGMGHSNMRSQVVVEDEAAWQAWLTKQPTFGGGTPAGVGGPAEPGKMGRLLAQSKGCVACHSVDGTQSVGPGWKGLFGKTETLEGGKTVAVDEAYLKEAIATPQASLVKGFPPVMPPTQLSDAELAALIDYIKTIR comes from the coding sequence ATGGCACTCGCCCTGGCTTTGGTGCTGATCGTCGTTGCTGCGCTGGTGTTCCATTATGTGAGTCCGTGGTGGCTCACGCCCATCGCATCCAACTGGCAGGCAATGGATGATGCGCTGATGCTCACGCTGGTGTTTACCGGCGTGGCGTTTGTCGTCATCCATCTTTTCGTTGCGTATGCGGTGGTGCGCTTCCGTCACCGCGAGGGACAGCGCGCTTCGGCCGAGCATGGCAACAAGAAACTTGAATGGTGGCTGATCGGCGGCACGACCCTGGGCATCATCGCGCTGCTGGCGCCGGGCTTGTCGGTGTATGCCAAGCTGATCGATCCACCCAAGGATGCGCTGATCTTCGAAGTCATGGGCCAGCAGTGGAACTGGCACTACCGGCTGCCGGGCAAGGACGGCAAGCTGGGCCGCACCGAGGTCCGCTTCATGACGGCGGCCAATCCCTTCGGCATCAATCCGGAAGACCCCAATGGCCAGGACGATCTGCTGGTCGACGGCCAGGAAATCCACCTGCCGCTGAACAAGCCGGTCAAGGCGCTGCTGCGCGCCCAGGATGTGCTGCACGATTTCTACGTTCCCCAATTCCGCACCCGCATGAATATGGTGCCGGGCATTGTCACCACGTTCTGGTTCACGCCGACCCAGGCCGGCAAGTTCGAGGTGCTGTGCGCACAGCTGTGCGGCATGGGCCATTCGAATATGCGCAGCCAGGTGGTGGTGGAAGACGAGGCGGCATGGCAAGCCTGGCTGACGAAGCAGCCGACCTTCGGCGGCGGCACGCCGGCCGGCGTCGGTGGTCCGGCCGAGCCCGGCAAGATGGGGCGGCTGCTGGCCCAGTCCAAAGGCTGCGTCGCCTGCCATAGCGTGGACGGTACGCAAAGCGTGGGGCCGGGCTGGAAAGGCTTGTTCGGCAAGACCGAAACCCTGGAGGGCGGCAAGACCGTGGCCGTGGACGAGGCGTATCTGAAGGAGGCGATCGCCACGCCGCAAGCCAGCCTGGTCAAGGGTTTCCCGCCCGTGATGCCGCCGACGCAGCTGAGCGATGCCGAGCTGGCGGCGCTGATCGACTATATCAAGACAATCCGCTGA
- a CDS encoding heme-copper oxidase subunit III family protein, whose amino-acid sequence MSEHAQGGMQSLVADWSSDRAAFHVPWGKAMMWIFLLSDTFIFGSFLTGYMAVRISTTAAWPNPSEVFALTIGGHTLPLILIAIMTFVLITSSGTMAMAVNYAYRRDRRMAARLMLATALFGACFVGMQAFEWSKLIAEGVRPWGNPMGAAQFGSCFFMITGFHGLHVTAGVIYLSIVAVRVLRGRYEQVGYDIVEIAGLYWHFVDLVWVFIFALFYLW is encoded by the coding sequence ATGTCCGAGCATGCGCAAGGTGGAATGCAAAGCCTGGTGGCCGACTGGTCGTCCGACCGCGCCGCTTTCCACGTCCCCTGGGGCAAGGCGATGATGTGGATCTTCCTGCTCAGCGACACCTTCATCTTCGGCAGTTTCCTCACCGGCTATATGGCGGTGCGCATTTCCACCACGGCCGCCTGGCCCAATCCCAGCGAGGTGTTCGCGCTGACCATTGGCGGCCATACCTTGCCGCTGATCCTGATCGCCATCATGACCTTCGTGCTGATAACCAGCAGCGGCACCATGGCCATGGCCGTCAACTACGCCTACCGGCGCGACCGCAGGATGGCGGCGCGCCTGATGCTGGCGACCGCGCTGTTCGGCGCCTGCTTCGTCGGCATGCAGGCTTTCGAATGGTCCAAGCTCATTGCCGAGGGCGTGCGCCCCTGGGGCAATCCCATGGGGGCGGCGCAATTCGGCTCCTGCTTCTTCATGATCACCGGCTTCCATGGCCTGCACGTGACGGCCGGCGTGATCTATCTGAGCATCGTGGCAGTGCGCGTGCTGCGCGGCCGCTACGAACAGGTGGGCTACGATATTGTCGAGATAGCGGGGCTGTATTGGCACTTCGTCGACCTGGTGTGGGTATTCATTTTCGCGCTGTTCTATCTGTGGTGA
- a CDS encoding cytochrome c oxidase subunit 3: MNPEIGAGVLRGDPGFPLPPAGGGDPGKLPARPGGQPAPRAARKTGLWVFMAVVLTLFMLFGVAYVMRMAYEDWRSLPPPPWQLWLSTALLAASGAAWELARLRAVRAEWLRARGATLAACLLALAFLASQLWAWQALVAMNYPVAANPSNSFFYLITALHGVHLLGGLLVGGGVAVRLAQGARGERVETSILLCARYWHFLFLLWLGVFGLLFYVTPDLVQAVCTSLGIPRS, translated from the coding sequence ATGAATCCCGAAATCGGCGCGGGCGTACTGCGCGGCGACCCGGGATTTCCCTTGCCGCCGGCTGGCGGCGGCGATCCCGGCAAGCTGCCGGCGCGCCCCGGCGGGCAGCCCGCGCCGCGCGCCGCGCGCAAGACCGGCCTGTGGGTTTTCATGGCCGTGGTGCTGACGCTGTTCATGCTGTTCGGCGTCGCCTATGTGATGCGCATGGCGTATGAGGACTGGCGCAGTCTGCCGCCTCCGCCCTGGCAGCTGTGGCTCAGTACCGCGCTGCTGGCTGCCAGCGGCGCAGCTTGGGAGCTGGCGCGTCTGCGCGCCGTTCGCGCCGAGTGGCTGCGCGCGCGCGGCGCCACGCTGGCCGCCTGCTTGCTGGCGCTGGCTTTCCTGGCCAGCCAGCTCTGGGCCTGGCAGGCGCTGGTGGCGATGAATTATCCGGTGGCGGCCAATCCCTCCAACAGCTTCTTCTACCTGATTACGGCCCTGCATGGCGTGCACTTGCTGGGCGGCCTGCTGGTGGGCGGCGGCGTGGCTGTGCGGCTGGCGCAGGGCGCGCGCGGCGAACGCGTCGAAACCAGCATCCTGCTGTGCGCGCGCTACTGGCATTTCCTGTTCCTGCTCTGGCTGGGCGTGTTTGGCTTGCTGTTTTACGTGACGCCGGACCTGGTGCAAGCCGTCTGCACCAGCCTGGGCATACCGAGGAGTTGA
- the ctaD gene encoding cytochrome c oxidase subunit I, whose protein sequence is MAYGKEHGGHDAGHGHGPQSFWTRYVWSQDHKVIAIQYTLTAIFVGLIGLILSDLMRLQLGFPGKFSFIDPASYYQFITMHGMIMVVYLLTALFLGGFGNYLIPLMVGARDMVFPFLNMLSYWMYLLAVVILLASFFVPGGPTGAGWTLYPPQAILPGTPGVEWGIVVMLVSLAVFIVAATMGGLNYVTTVLQARTRGMTLMRMPLTVWGIFVATILALLAFPALFVSAVMMLFDKALGTSFFMPALLSMGQQLGYKGGSPLLFQHLFWFFGHPEVYIVALPAFGIISDLISVHARKCIFGYRMMVWAIVIIGGLSFVVWAHHMYVSGMHPWFGFFFATTTLIIAVPTALKVYNWTLTLWRGDIHLTVPMLFALGFISTFLIGGLTGLFLGNVSVDIPLSNTYFVVAHFHMVMGVSPVLAVFGGIYHWFPKVSGRMYNDALGKAHFWITFLGTYAIFFPMHYLGILGMPRRYYAYENYNFIPQSAHQMNAFITVAALVVGVTQLLFVANLAWSTFRGKRADGNPWRAGSLEWQTPQTPPVHGNWGEELPVVYRGAYDYGRSGASDYLPQNVGPDEDDPGHPAPQRGGDAGITDEAQTGSPAPSEVPK, encoded by the coding sequence ATGGCATACGGCAAAGAGCACGGCGGCCACGACGCCGGCCATGGACACGGCCCGCAAAGCTTCTGGACGCGCTATGTCTGGAGCCAGGACCACAAGGTGATCGCCATCCAGTACACGCTGACGGCCATCTTTGTCGGGCTGATCGGCCTGATCCTGTCCGACCTGATGCGTCTGCAGCTGGGCTTTCCCGGCAAATTCTCCTTCATCGACCCGGCCAGCTATTACCAGTTCATCACCATGCACGGCATGATCATGGTGGTGTATCTGCTGACGGCGCTTTTCCTTGGCGGCTTCGGCAATTACCTGATTCCGCTGATGGTCGGGGCGCGCGATATGGTCTTCCCCTTCCTGAATATGCTGAGCTACTGGATGTATCTGCTGGCGGTGGTGATCCTGTTGGCCAGCTTTTTCGTGCCGGGCGGACCGACCGGCGCCGGCTGGACCCTGTATCCGCCGCAGGCGATCCTGCCCGGCACGCCCGGCGTGGAATGGGGCATCGTCGTCATGCTGGTGTCGCTCGCCGTGTTCATCGTTGCCGCCACCATGGGCGGGCTGAATTACGTGACCACCGTGCTTCAGGCGCGCACGCGTGGCATGACGCTGATGCGCATGCCGCTGACGGTGTGGGGCATTTTCGTCGCCACCATTCTGGCGCTGCTGGCGTTTCCGGCGCTCTTCGTCAGCGCCGTCATGATGCTGTTCGATAAGGCGCTTGGCACCAGCTTCTTCATGCCGGCCTTGCTGTCGATGGGGCAGCAGCTTGGCTACAAGGGCGGCAGTCCCTTGCTGTTCCAGCACCTGTTCTGGTTCTTCGGCCACCCGGAGGTGTATATCGTGGCCTTGCCTGCCTTCGGCATCATTTCCGATCTGATCAGCGTGCATGCGCGCAAGTGCATTTTCGGCTACCGCATGATGGTGTGGGCCATCGTGATCATCGGCGGCCTGAGTTTTGTGGTCTGGGCCCACCATATGTATGTGAGCGGCATGCATCCCTGGTTCGGCTTCTTCTTCGCCACCACCACGCTGATCATCGCCGTGCCGACCGCGCTCAAGGTGTACAACTGGACGCTGACGCTGTGGCGCGGCGACATTCATCTGACGGTGCCCATGCTGTTCGCGCTGGGCTTCATCAGCACCTTCCTGATCGGCGGCCTGACCGGGCTTTTCCTCGGCAATGTCAGCGTCGATATTCCGCTGTCGAACACTTATTTCGTGGTCGCCCACTTCCATATGGTGATGGGCGTTTCGCCCGTGCTGGCAGTGTTTGGCGGGATTTACCACTGGTTCCCCAAGGTGAGCGGGCGCATGTACAACGACGCCCTGGGCAAGGCGCATTTCTGGATCACCTTCCTCGGCACGTATGCGATCTTTTTCCCCATGCATTACCTGGGCATACTCGGTATGCCGCGCCGCTACTACGCTTATGAGAACTACAATTTCATCCCGCAGTCGGCGCATCAGATGAATGCCTTCATCACTGTGGCGGCGCTGGTGGTGGGTGTGACGCAGTTGCTGTTTGTCGCCAACCTGGCCTGGTCCACTTTCCGCGGCAAGCGCGCCGACGGCAACCCGTGGCGCGCGGGCAGCCTGGAATGGCAGACGCCGCAAACGCCGCCCGTTCACGGCAATTGGGGCGAGGAGCTGCCGGTGGTGTATCGCGGCGCCTACGACTATGGCCGCAGCGGCGCCAGCGACTATCTGCCGCAGAACGTGGGGCCGGATGAGGATGATCCTGGCCACCCAGCGCCGCAGCGTGGCGGAGATGCTGGCATCACGGATGAAGCGCAAACCGGCAGCCCGGCGCCGAGCGAGGTGCCGAAATGA
- a CDS encoding DUF4399 domain-containing protein, with translation MHKQQVMVRLAAAAVLAMASFGAAAQSVSFVEPADGATVSSPFKVKFAVSGMEVKPAGEMAANTGHHHLLINGESMKAGESIPFDDNHLHFGKGQTEAEVKLPPGKYKLTMQFANGAHQSYGAGLSKTISVTVK, from the coding sequence ATGCACAAACAGCAAGTGATGGTTCGCCTGGCGGCAGCCGCAGTCCTGGCAATGGCCTCGTTCGGCGCGGCGGCGCAATCGGTATCGTTCGTGGAGCCAGCCGACGGCGCCACGGTCAGCAGCCCGTTCAAGGTCAAGTTCGCCGTCAGCGGCATGGAAGTCAAGCCCGCGGGCGAGATGGCCGCCAACACCGGCCACCACCACCTGCTGATCAATGGCGAAAGCATGAAAGCTGGCGAATCCATCCCCTTCGACGACAACCACCTGCACTTCGGCAAAGGGCAGACCGAAGCTGAAGTCAAGCTCCCGCCCGGCAAATACAAGCTCACCATGCAGTTCGCCAATGGCGCCCACCAAAGCTACGGCGCCGGCCTCAGCAAGACCATCAGCGTCACCGTCAAATAA
- a CDS encoding serine hydrolase — MVVRLPAVLALLAALPAFAADTANPVLERHIANIEQGLLPAVTVQGMAPVKRRLSEEMARLGVPGVSIAVIHGGEIEWAKGYGVAYAGGPAITPSTLFQAASISKPVTAMAALKLVEDGKLALDRDVNSYTTFWKLPKDIDNSPVTLRQLLSHTGGTTVSGFAGYAAGKPVPQLVQILNGAAPANSRGVHVSTRPGSVWRYSGGGYTVVQYVMTQKSPEGFAALMDSTVLKPIGMADSSFEQPLPPARLARAALPHDRQGKPVAGGPHTYPELAAAGLWTTPSDVARFAIELRRSAAGQANHVLSQTMANLMLNPVLDDFSLGLRMAGEGQAQTFSHGGSNEGYRNRLIAYTERGDGLVIMSNGERGAELIHQLIPAIAAEYNWPTHRSRERRAVALDASAIQQLPGQYQLGANEFQIARSGEGLSIAIGQSDPETLYSAGNGAYFLSSQDVELRFDNSNSGRALIGTTTTAFTRLK, encoded by the coding sequence ATGGTCGTCCGCCTCCCCGCCGTCCTCGCGCTGCTCGCCGCCCTCCCCGCCTTTGCCGCCGATACCGCCAACCCGGTGCTGGAACGGCATATCGCCAATATCGAACAAGGGCTGCTGCCCGCCGTCACGGTGCAGGGCATGGCGCCGGTCAAGCGCAGGCTGAGCGAGGAAATGGCGCGGCTTGGCGTGCCGGGCGTGAGTATCGCCGTGATCCACGGCGGCGAGATCGAATGGGCCAAAGGCTATGGCGTGGCGTATGCCGGTGGGCCGGCCATCACCCCGTCCACCCTGTTCCAGGCCGCCTCCATCAGCAAACCGGTGACGGCCATGGCCGCACTGAAACTGGTGGAAGACGGCAAGCTGGCGCTGGACCGCGACGTCAACAGCTACACCACGTTCTGGAAACTGCCCAAGGACATCGACAACTCCCCCGTCACCCTGCGCCAGCTGCTGTCGCATACGGGCGGCACCACGGTCAGCGGTTTCGCCGGCTATGCCGCCGGCAAACCCGTGCCGCAACTGGTGCAGATCCTGAACGGCGCCGCGCCGGCCAATTCGCGCGGCGTGCATGTCAGCACGCGCCCGGGCAGCGTCTGGCGCTACTCCGGCGGCGGCTACACCGTGGTGCAATACGTGATGACGCAGAAAAGTCCCGAAGGCTTCGCCGCCCTGATGGACAGCACCGTGCTGAAACCCATCGGCATGGCCGACAGCAGCTTTGAACAACCGCTGCCCCCAGCCCGTCTGGCACGCGCCGCCCTGCCGCACGACCGCCAGGGCAAACCCGTCGCCGGCGGCCCGCACACCTATCCCGAACTGGCCGCGGCCGGCCTCTGGACCACGCCCAGCGACGTCGCCCGCTTCGCCATCGAACTACGCCGCTCGGCCGCCGGACAAGCCAACCACGTGCTCTCGCAAACCATGGCCAACCTCATGCTCAATCCCGTACTGGACGACTTCAGCCTCGGTCTGCGCATGGCTGGCGAAGGCCAGGCCCAAACCTTCAGCCACGGCGGATCGAACGAAGGCTACCGCAACCGCCTGATCGCCTATACCGAGCGCGGCGACGGCTTGGTCATCATGAGCAATGGCGAGCGCGGTGCCGAGCTCATCCACCAACTCATCCCCGCCATCGCCGCCGAATACAACTGGCCCACCCACCGCAGCCGCGAGCGCCGCGCCGTCGCCTTGGATGCCAGCGCCATCCAGCAGTTACCTGGCCAATACCAGCTCGGCGCCAACGAATTCCAGATCGCCCGTTCCGGCGAAGGCCTGAGCATCGCCATCGGCCAAAGCGACCCCGAAACCCTCTACAGCGCAGGCAACGGCGCCTACTTCCTCAGTTCGCAAGACGTCGAGCTCCGCTTCGACAACAGCAACAGTGGCCGCGCCCTGATCGGCACCACCACCACCGCCTTCACCCGCCTCAAGTAA
- the apbC gene encoding iron-sulfur cluster carrier protein ApbC has protein sequence MSITVEDVKAALAAVIDPNTGKDFVSSKCVRKLQVEGGTVSLEIELGYPARSQIAGLRASVLAALAPIAGADKISLNIYSKIISHAVQRGLKLLPNVKNIIAVASGKGGVGKSTTAVNLALALAAEGASVGVLDADIYGPSQPMMLGVSGRPGTRDGKTMEPMENHGVQVSSIGFLIDPDEPMVWRGPMVTQALQQLLEQTNWRDLDYLIVDMPPGTGDIQLTLSQKVPVTGAVIVTTPQDIALLDARKGLKMFEKVGIPILGVVENMSTHTCSNCGHTEQIFGEGGGKKMCADFDTEFLGSLPLTMAIREQTDSGKPTVVADPEGQVAAVYKEIARKVAVKVAEKAKDMSSKFPSIVIKND, from the coding sequence ATGAGCATCACAGTAGAAGACGTCAAGGCAGCGCTGGCCGCAGTTATCGATCCAAACACGGGCAAGGATTTCGTTTCCTCCAAATGCGTGCGCAAGCTGCAAGTCGAAGGCGGGACGGTCAGCCTGGAAATCGAGCTGGGCTATCCGGCGCGCAGCCAGATCGCTGGCCTGCGCGCGAGCGTGCTGGCGGCCCTGGCCCCCATTGCCGGCGCCGACAAGATCAGCCTGAATATCTACAGCAAGATCATTTCCCATGCCGTGCAGCGCGGCTTGAAGCTGCTGCCGAACGTGAAGAATATCATTGCCGTCGCCTCGGGCAAGGGCGGCGTAGGCAAATCCACCACAGCCGTCAATCTGGCCCTGGCGCTGGCCGCCGAAGGCGCCTCGGTAGGCGTGCTGGATGCCGATATCTATGGTCCATCCCAGCCGATGATGCTGGGCGTGAGCGGCCGTCCCGGCACGCGCGACGGCAAGACCATGGAGCCGATGGAAAACCACGGCGTGCAAGTGTCCTCGATCGGTTTCCTGATCGATCCGGACGAGCCGATGGTGTGGCGCGGCCCGATGGTCACGCAAGCCCTGCAGCAATTGCTGGAACAGACCAACTGGCGCGACCTCGATTACCTGATCGTCGACATGCCGCCCGGCACCGGCGATATCCAGCTGACCTTGTCGCAGAAAGTGCCGGTGACGGGCGCCGTGATCGTCACCACGCCGCAGGACATCGCCCTGCTGGATGCGCGCAAAGGCCTGAAAATGTTCGAGAAAGTCGGCATCCCGATTCTCGGCGTGGTGGAAAATATGAGCACCCACACCTGCTCCAACTGCGGCCACACCGAGCAGATCTTCGGCGAAGGCGGCGGCAAGAAAATGTGCGCCGACTTCGACACCGAATTCCTCGGCTCCCTGCCGCTGACCATGGCCATCCGCGAGCAGACCGACTCGGGCAAGCCGACCGTGGTGGCCGATCCGGAAGGCCAGGTCGCCGCCGTGTATAAGGAAATCGCGCGCAAGGTCGCGGTGAAAGTGGCTGAAAAAGCCAAGGATATGAGCAGCAAGTTCCCCAGCATAGTAATCAAAAACGACTAA
- the gltX gene encoding glutamate--tRNA ligase, whose product MTTAPAKPVRTRFAPSPTGFLHLGGARTALYSWAYARHFGGTFVLRIEDTDLERSTPEAVQAILDGMKWLGLDHDEGPFYQMQRMDRYREVVAQMLQEGTAYYCYSSPEEVEAMRERMRAAGEKPRYDGTWRPEEGKTLPPVPAERKPVVRFKNPLDGEVSWNDVVKGTITIANKELDDLVIARPDGTPTYNFCVAVDDWDMGITHVLRGDDHVNNTPRQINILRAIGAPLPEYGHLPMILGSDGQKLSKRHGAVSVMEYPAQGYLPEAMLNYLARLGWSHGDDEVFSMQQFCEWFNLEHLTASAAQFNNEKLAWLNNHWIKQADNGRLAELAQPKLSADGAQFDGAPELATVLGLLKERTNTINELADAAMLFYRQPQPDAALMTQHFTDAIKPALAQFAERIATVEWSKEAISAMMKEVLAANGLKMPQLAMPLRLMITGQLQTPAIDAVLQLFGRETVSARLAKYL is encoded by the coding sequence ATGACCACCGCACCAGCCAAACCCGTCCGCACCCGTTTCGCTCCCAGCCCGACCGGCTTCCTCCACCTGGGCGGCGCCCGCACGGCGCTGTACTCCTGGGCCTATGCCCGCCACTTCGGCGGTACCTTCGTGCTGCGCATCGAGGATACCGACCTGGAGCGTTCGACGCCGGAAGCGGTGCAAGCCATCCTGGACGGCATGAAATGGCTGGGCCTGGACCACGACGAAGGCCCGTTCTACCAGATGCAGCGCATGGACCGCTACCGCGAGGTGGTGGCGCAGATGCTGCAGGAAGGCACGGCTTACTACTGCTATTCCTCGCCGGAAGAAGTGGAAGCGATGCGCGAGCGCATGCGCGCCGCCGGCGAAAAGCCGCGCTACGACGGCACCTGGCGTCCGGAAGAGGGCAAGACGCTGCCGCCCGTGCCGGCCGAGCGCAAGCCTGTGGTGCGCTTCAAGAACCCGCTGGATGGCGAAGTGAGCTGGAACGACGTGGTGAAAGGCACCATCACCATCGCCAATAAGGAGCTGGACGATCTGGTGATCGCCCGTCCGGACGGCACGCCGACCTATAACTTCTGCGTCGCGGTCGATGACTGGGATATGGGCATCACCCACGTCCTGCGCGGCGACGACCACGTCAACAACACCCCGCGCCAGATCAATATCCTGCGCGCCATCGGCGCACCGCTGCCGGAATACGGCCACCTGCCGATGATCCTGGGTTCGGACGGCCAGAAGCTGTCCAAGCGCCACGGCGCCGTCAGCGTGATGGAATACCCGGCGCAAGGCTATCTGCCGGAAGCCATGCTGAACTACCTGGCCCGCTTGGGCTGGAGCCATGGCGACGATGAAGTGTTCTCGATGCAGCAGTTCTGCGAATGGTTCAACCTGGAGCATCTGACCGCATCGGCGGCCCAGTTCAATAACGAGAAGCTGGCCTGGTTGAACAACCACTGGATCAAGCAGGCCGACAATGGCCGTCTGGCCGAGCTGGCGCAACCGAAGCTGAGCGCCGACGGCGCCCAGTTCGACGGCGCGCCGGAGCTGGCCACCGTGCTGGGCCTGCTGAAAGAGCGCACCAATACCATCAACGAGCTGGCCGATGCCGCCATGCTGTTCTACCGCCAGCCGCAGCCGGACGCCGCGCTGATGACCCAGCACTTCACCGACGCCATCAAGCCGGCGCTGGCGCAGTTTGCCGAGCGCATCGCCACGGTGGAGTGGAGCAAGGAAGCGATCTCGGCCATGATGAAGGAAGTGCTGGCGGCGAACGGCCTGAAAATGCCGCAACTGGCTATGCCGCTGCGTTTGATGATCACCGGTCAGTTGCAAACCCCGGCCATCGATGCCGTGCTGCAGTTGTTCGGCCGTGAAACCGTTTCAGCCCGTTTGGCAAAATACCTCTGA
- the metG gene encoding methionine--tRNA ligase: MTRKLFVTTALPYANAAFHIGHMMEYIQADIWVRFQRMQSEGNGLREVHFVGADDTHGTPIMIAAEKEGITPQEFVAKIAAGRAQYLDGFHIAFDNWYSTDSPENVELSQGIYRKLRDAGLIQTKTVDRFYDPVKGMFLADRNIKGECPKCHAKDQYGDNCEVCGAAYQPTELVNPFSVFTNATPILKPSEQYFFKLSDPRCFEFLRDWLNTPGRLQPEMVNKVSEWLGEAGEKLADWDISRDAPYFGIPIPDAPGKFFYVWLDAPVGYLASLKNYCEKQGMDFNALLNDPATEQIHFIGKDIVSFHLLFWPAMLKFADHPVIEKLKVNVHGHLTVNNEKMSKSRGTGISPLRYLNLGMNPEWLRYYIAFKLNSKVEDLDFTGDDFVARVNSDLIGKFVNIASRCAGFIAKKFDGKLASELSPSAQDWIKRALLSAEGKERQASIAHNFEHREFGKALREIMEIADAANQYVDENKPWVLAKDAEKTAELHEVCTTALILFRQLAILLSPVLPGVAANVRKFLKDERMVWADTDVASGAVYKTMLGRTIGAYEHLMTRVDAKMIEDLFDAPAQQAAAAAAPAAAETEAASGIEAIAPEIKIDDFAKIDLRVAKIVNCEHVEGSDKLLRLTLDVGEGRHRNVFSGIKAAYKPEDLIGKLTVMVANLAPRKMKFGISEGMVLAASAADEKANPGLYILNPWPGAEPGMRIG, translated from the coding sequence ATGACCCGCAAGCTGTTCGTCACTACTGCCCTGCCCTACGCAAACGCTGCCTTCCACATCGGCCATATGATGGAATATATCCAGGCCGACATCTGGGTTCGTTTCCAGCGAATGCAGAGCGAAGGCAACGGCCTGCGCGAAGTGCATTTCGTCGGCGCCGACGATACCCACGGCACGCCGATCATGATCGCGGCCGAAAAAGAAGGCATCACGCCGCAGGAATTCGTGGCCAAGATCGCGGCCGGCCGTGCCCAGTACCTGGACGGCTTCCACATCGCCTTCGACAACTGGTATTCCACCGATTCGCCGGAAAACGTCGAGCTGTCCCAGGGCATCTACCGCAAGCTGCGCGACGCCGGCCTGATCCAGACCAAGACCGTGGACCGCTTCTACGATCCGGTCAAAGGCATGTTCCTGGCCGACCGCAATATCAAGGGCGAATGCCCGAAATGCCACGCCAAGGACCAATATGGCGATAACTGCGAGGTGTGCGGCGCCGCTTACCAGCCGACCGAGCTGGTGAACCCGTTCTCGGTCTTCACCAATGCCACGCCGATCCTGAAGCCGTCCGAACAGTACTTCTTCAAGCTGTCCGATCCGCGCTGCTTCGAATTCCTGCGCGACTGGCTGAACACCCCAGGCCGCTTGCAGCCGGAAATGGTCAACAAGGTCAGCGAATGGCTGGGCGAAGCCGGCGAAAAGCTGGCCGATTGGGATATTTCGCGCGACGCGCCCTACTTCGGCATCCCGATTCCGGACGCGCCGGGCAAGTTCTTCTATGTGTGGCTGGACGCGCCGGTCGGCTATCTGGCCAGCCTGAAGAATTATTGCGAAAAACAGGGCATGGACTTCAACGCCCTGCTGAACGACCCGGCCACCGAACAAATCCACTTCATCGGCAAGGATATCGTCTCCTTCCACCTGCTGTTCTGGCCGGCAATGCTGAAATTCGCCGACCATCCGGTGATCGAGAAGCTGAAAGTCAATGTGCACGGCCACCTTACCGTGAACAATGAAAAAATGTCCAAATCGCGCGGTACCGGCATTTCACCGCTGCGCTACCTGAATCTGGGCATGAATCCTGAGTGGCTGCGCTACTACATCGCTTTCAAGCTGAATTCCAAGGTGGAAGACCTGGACTTCACCGGCGACGACTTCGTGGCGCGCGTGAATTCCGACCTGATCGGCAAATTCGTCAACATCGCCAGCCGCTGCGCCGGCTTTATCGCCAAGAAATTCGACGGCAAACTGGCGAGCGAGCTGTCGCCATCGGCCCAGGACTGGATCAAGCGCGCCCTGCTGTCGGCCGAGGGCAAGGAACGCCAGGCCAGCATCGCGCACAATTTCGAGCACCGCGAATTCGGCAAGGCGCTGCGCGAAATCATGGAAATCGCCGACGCCGCCAACCAGTACGTGGACGAGAACAAGCCATGGGTGCTGGCGAAAGACGCCGAGAAAACCGCCGAACTGCATGAAGTCTGCACCACGGCCCTGATCCTGTTCCGCCAGCTGGCCATCCTGCTGTCGCCGGTGCTGCCGGGCGTGGCCGCCAATGTACGCAAATTCCTCAAGGATGAGCGCATGGTGTGGGCCGATACCGATGTCGCCTCGGGCGCCGTCTACAAGACCATGCTGGGCCGCACCATCGGCGCTTACGAGCACCTGATGACCCGCGTCGATGCCAAGATGATCGAAGACCTGTTCGACGCGCCCGCCCAGCAGGCTGCCGCCGCTGCAGCGCCCGCCGCCGCCGAGACTGAGGCCGCCTCGGGCATCGAAGCGATTGCGCCGGAAATCAAGATCGACGATTTCGCCAAAATCGACCTGCGCGTGGCCAAGATCGTCAACTGCGAACACGTCGAAGGTTCCGACAAGCTGCTGCGTCTGACCCTGGATGTGGGCGAAGGCCGCCACCGCAATGTTTTCTCCGGCATTAAGGCGGCCTATAAACCGGAAGACCTGATCGGTAAATTGACGGTCATGGTCGCCAATCTGGCACCGCGTAAAATGAAATTCGGCATTTCCGAAGGCATGGTATTGGCTGCTTCGGCGGCGGATGAAAAGGCCAATCCAGGCCTGTATATCCTGAATCCATGGCCGGGCGCCGAACCAGGCATGCGCATCGGCTAA